From the Micromonospora sediminicola genome, one window contains:
- a CDS encoding carbohydrate ABC transporter permease — MKKIALNGAGLLVALFAAFPVYWMVATSLKPNREIFSSTPRPVPAEPTLEHYREILTGNLIPGVTFVDFFLNSVLVAVATVLLSGLVALLAATAVARFRFKLRTSFLILLLVVQMIPLEALVIPLFLMIQRLGLYNTLPSLILTYLGFSLPFAVWMLRGFVAAVPKELEEAAAIDGASRAQTFRKVLFPLVAPGLVATSIFSFITAWNELIFALTFINDQEKYTLPVAMTFFFGRDDTAWGSVMAASTLFTLPVIVFFLLVQRRMVSGLVAGAVKG, encoded by the coding sequence GTGAAGAAGATCGCCCTCAACGGTGCCGGCCTGCTGGTCGCGCTCTTCGCCGCGTTCCCGGTCTACTGGATGGTGGCGACCTCGCTGAAGCCCAACCGGGAGATCTTCTCGTCCACGCCGCGCCCGGTGCCGGCGGAGCCGACGCTGGAGCACTACCGGGAGATCCTCACCGGCAACCTCATCCCCGGCGTGACGTTCGTCGACTTCTTCCTGAACAGCGTGCTGGTCGCGGTGGCCACCGTGCTGCTGAGCGGGCTGGTCGCGCTGCTCGCCGCGACCGCGGTGGCCCGGTTCCGGTTCAAGCTGCGCACCAGCTTCCTGATCCTGCTCCTGGTGGTGCAGATGATCCCGCTGGAGGCGCTGGTCATCCCGCTGTTCCTGATGATCCAGCGGCTCGGCCTCTACAACACGCTGCCCAGCCTGATCCTCACCTACCTCGGCTTCTCGCTGCCGTTCGCGGTCTGGATGCTGCGCGGCTTCGTCGCCGCGGTGCCCAAGGAACTGGAGGAGGCCGCCGCGATCGACGGGGCCAGCCGGGCCCAGACGTTCCGCAAGGTGCTCTTCCCGCTGGTCGCACCCGGCCTGGTGGCGACCAGCATCTTCTCCTTCATCACCGCGTGGAACGAGCTGATCTTCGCGCTGACCTTCATCAACGACCAGGAGAAGTACACCCTGCCGGTGGCGATGACGTTCTTCTTCGGTCGGGACGACACGGCCTGGGGCTCGGTCATGGCCGCGTCCACGCTGTTCACCCTGCCGGTGATCGTGTTCTTCCTGCTGGTCCAGCGTCGGATGGTCTCCGGCCTGGTCGCCGGCGCGGTCAAGGGCTGA
- a CDS encoding MOSC domain-containing protein, translating into MTGRLVAVNLGTVTEAEWAGDASGRSGIDKRPAEGRVPVTAAGLAGDFIGEPAHHGGPDQAVYAYAEEDAAWWAAELGRQPRPGVFGENLSTWAVDVTGAVVGECWAVGSALLQVTKPRTPCRTFAGFWGVPDLIKRFTLRGAPGAYLRVLREGEIGAGDPVEVVDRPAHGVTVGEVFRATTLEPELLPRLLDAPELPGPLREKVRRRLAG; encoded by the coding sequence ATGACGGGCAGGCTGGTGGCGGTGAACCTCGGCACGGTCACCGAGGCGGAGTGGGCGGGCGACGCGAGCGGTCGCAGCGGCATCGACAAGCGTCCGGCCGAGGGCCGGGTGCCGGTCACGGCCGCCGGGCTGGCCGGCGACTTCATCGGCGAGCCGGCCCACCACGGCGGCCCCGACCAGGCGGTCTACGCGTACGCCGAGGAGGACGCCGCCTGGTGGGCCGCGGAGCTGGGGCGGCAGCCCCGCCCGGGCGTCTTCGGGGAGAACCTCAGCACCTGGGCCGTGGACGTGACCGGCGCGGTCGTCGGCGAGTGCTGGGCGGTCGGCTCCGCGTTGCTCCAGGTGACCAAGCCGCGCACGCCGTGCCGGACGTTCGCCGGCTTCTGGGGCGTACCGGACCTGATCAAGCGGTTCACCCTGCGGGGCGCGCCCGGCGCCTACCTGCGGGTGCTGCGCGAGGGTGAGATCGGCGCCGGCGACCCGGTCGAGGTGGTCGACCGGCCGGCGCACGGGGTGACCGTCGGCGAGGTGTTCCGCGCGACCACGCTGGAGCCGGAGCTCCTGCCCCGCCTGCTCGACGCGCCGGAACTGCCCGGGCCGCTGCGGGAGAAGGTCCGCCGCCGGCTCGCCGGCTGA
- a CDS encoding enoyl-CoA hydratase family protein encodes MTSPDALVRVATARGVTTLTLDSPHNRNALSTALMTELLAGLAAAVADDTVRAIVLDHTGPVFCSGADLKETAAAYASGTVPAGMLGDVLVAVRECPKPVLARVAGPARAGGLGLIAAADLAVCAEEATFAFTEVRIGVIPAVISATVLPRLSPRAAAELYLTGDTFDGRRAAEIGLVTAAVPADGLDAAVERYCASLVRGAPRALAGAKELLRRPAATDLRAEIAELAALSTGYFLSDEGREGVLAFREKRPASWVPAGD; translated from the coding sequence ATGACCTCTCCGGACGCTCTCGTGCGGGTCGCCACGGCCCGTGGGGTGACCACCCTCACCCTGGACAGCCCGCACAACCGCAACGCGCTCTCCACGGCGCTGATGACCGAGCTGCTGGCCGGGCTGGCCGCCGCGGTCGCCGACGACACGGTCCGGGCGATCGTGCTGGACCACACCGGTCCGGTCTTCTGCTCCGGCGCCGACCTGAAGGAGACCGCCGCCGCGTACGCGAGCGGGACCGTGCCCGCCGGGATGCTCGGCGACGTGCTGGTCGCCGTGCGGGAGTGCCCGAAGCCGGTGCTGGCCCGGGTCGCCGGGCCGGCCCGGGCCGGCGGGCTGGGCCTGATCGCGGCCGCCGACCTGGCGGTCTGCGCCGAGGAGGCGACGTTCGCGTTCACCGAGGTGCGGATCGGGGTGATCCCGGCGGTGATCTCGGCGACCGTGCTGCCACGGCTGAGCCCCCGGGCGGCGGCCGAGTTGTACCTGACCGGGGACACCTTCGACGGCCGGCGGGCCGCCGAGATCGGCCTGGTCACCGCCGCGGTGCCGGCGGACGGGCTGGACGCCGCCGTGGAGCGGTACTGCGCCTCGCTGGTCAGGGGGGCGCCTCGTGCCCTGGCCGGGGCGAAGGAGCTGCTGCGCCGCCCGGCCGCCACCGACCTGCGGGCCGAGATCGCCGAGTTGGCGGCGCTCTCCACCGGGTACTTCCTCTCCGACGAAGGGCGCGAGGGGGTCCTGGCGTTCCGGGAGAAGCGTCCCGCGTCGTGGGTGCCGGCCGGAGACTGA
- the hemW gene encoding radical SAM family heme chaperone HemW produces the protein MPGVLPEGEPVPRDGSLPAAARRAVGARGFGVYVHVPFCASRCGYCDFNTYTASELGGGASRETYADSVLAELALAARVLGDTPPPRVDTVFVGGGTPTLLPADDLARILDGIDRTWGLAAGAEVTTEANPESVTPESLKTLRAAGYTRISLGMQSAAPGVLAVLDRRHSAGRATAAAREARDAGFDHVNLDLIYGTPGETAEDFAASLAQVVEAGVDHVSAYALIVEDGTRLAARMRRGELPYPSDDVAADRYLAAEEALGAAGFSWYEVSNWARSAAAACRHNLLYWTGADWWGLGPGAHSHVGGVRWWNVKHPTAYAARLAEGASPALARERLTPDEQHMEDVMLRVRLASGLPLGVLDEAGRAGAERARDAGLLDAGAYARGLVVLTLRGRLLADAVVRDLLP, from the coding sequence ATGCCCGGCGTCCTTCCAGAAGGCGAACCCGTCCCGCGCGACGGCTCGCTGCCCGCCGCCGCCCGCCGCGCCGTCGGCGCCCGCGGTTTCGGCGTGTACGTGCACGTCCCGTTCTGCGCCAGCCGGTGCGGCTACTGCGACTTCAACACGTACACCGCGTCGGAGCTGGGCGGCGGGGCGAGCCGGGAGACGTACGCCGACAGCGTGCTGGCCGAGCTGGCGCTCGCCGCCCGGGTGCTCGGCGACACGCCGCCGCCGCGGGTCGACACCGTCTTCGTCGGCGGCGGCACGCCCACCCTGCTGCCCGCCGACGACCTGGCCCGGATCCTCGACGGCATCGACCGCACCTGGGGGTTGGCCGCCGGCGCCGAGGTGACCACCGAGGCCAACCCCGAGTCGGTCACCCCGGAGTCGCTCAAGACGCTGCGGGCCGCCGGCTACACCCGCATCTCGCTGGGCATGCAGTCCGCCGCGCCGGGGGTGCTCGCGGTGCTCGACCGCCGGCACAGCGCCGGTCGGGCCACCGCCGCCGCCCGGGAGGCGCGCGACGCCGGATTCGACCACGTCAACCTGGACCTGATCTACGGCACGCCGGGGGAGACGGCCGAGGACTTCGCCGCCTCGCTGGCGCAGGTGGTCGAGGCGGGGGTGGACCACGTCAGCGCGTACGCCCTGATCGTGGAGGACGGCACCCGGCTGGCCGCGCGGATGCGCCGGGGCGAGCTGCCGTACCCCTCCGACGACGTGGCGGCCGACCGCTACCTGGCCGCGGAGGAGGCGCTCGGCGCGGCCGGCTTCTCCTGGTACGAGGTGTCCAACTGGGCCCGCTCGGCGGCGGCGGCGTGCCGGCACAACCTGCTCTACTGGACCGGCGCCGACTGGTGGGGCCTGGGCCCGGGCGCGCACAGCCACGTCGGCGGGGTGCGCTGGTGGAACGTCAAGCACCCGACCGCGTACGCGGCGCGGCTGGCCGAGGGCGCGTCACCGGCGCTGGCCCGGGAACGGCTGACGCCCGACGAGCAGCACATGGAGGACGTGATGCTGCGGGTGCGGCTCGCCTCCGGGCTGCCGCTGGGCGTGCTCGACGAGGCCGGCCGGGCCGGCGCCGAACGGGCCCGGGACGCGGGGCTGCTGGACGCCGGGGCGTACGCGCGGGGCCTGGTGGTGCTGACCCTGCGCGGCCGGCTGCTGGCCGACGCGGTGGTCCGCGACCTGCTGCCCTGA
- a CDS encoding DUF4870 domain-containing protein, with product MTEPPRPPGAGDPGPQPDPTAPSAPYGSSPAGEPPTAPLSGAPAAGGYPPPGDYPPPGGQPPSGGGYPPPGGYPPPGGGAPGYGAGYPGGGGYGPPAGYANNDDKTWALVAHFGGAAGMLIGGGVLGWIAPLVALLARGNQSPTVRAHAIAALNFQLIWSVIALVGWILTCILIGLVIGFGAMIVGIVFGILAGVKANEGQLYRYPMSASLIK from the coding sequence ATGACTGAACCTCCTCGCCCTCCCGGAGCGGGGGACCCCGGCCCCCAGCCCGACCCGACCGCGCCGTCGGCGCCCTACGGCTCCTCGCCCGCCGGTGAGCCGCCCACCGCACCACTGTCCGGGGCACCGGCGGCGGGCGGCTATCCCCCGCCGGGTGACTATCCGCCCCCGGGCGGCCAACCCCCGTCGGGCGGCGGCTACCCGCCGCCGGGTGGCTATCCCCCGCCGGGCGGCGGCGCGCCGGGCTACGGCGCCGGCTACCCCGGTGGCGGCGGCTACGGCCCGCCGGCCGGTTACGCCAACAACGACGACAAGACCTGGGCCCTGGTCGCGCACTTCGGCGGCGCCGCCGGGATGCTGATCGGTGGCGGCGTGCTGGGCTGGATCGCGCCGCTGGTGGCGCTGCTGGCCCGGGGCAACCAGTCGCCCACCGTCCGGGCGCACGCGATCGCCGCGCTCAACTTCCAGCTCATCTGGTCGGTCATCGCGCTGGTCGGCTGGATCCTCACCTGCATCCTGATCGGCCTGGTGATCGGCTTCGGCGCCATGATCGTCGGCATCGTCTTCGGCATCCTGGCCGGGGTGAAGGCCAACGAGGGTCAGCTCTACCGCTACCCGATGTCGGCCAGCCTGATCAAGTGA
- the hrcA gene encoding heat-inducible transcriptional repressor HrcA, with protein sequence MGLDDRKLAVLRAIVEDYVATQEPVGSKALVERHQLGVSPATVRNDMAVLEEEGYIRQPHTSAGRVPTDRGYRLFVDRLSRVKPLSPAERRAIERFLVGAVDLDDVVHRTVRLLAQLTRQVAVVQYPSLARSKVRHLELVPISTTRLMVVMIADTGRVEQRLVELPAPVPADDVTDLRRLVNEKLVGSQLAETPPLVQALVDESAPHLRPAMTTLSTVLLETLVERHEERLALAGQANLTRGGLLDFQGSLRPILEALEEEVVLLKLIGETEPSTTRVLIGDENEYDNLRAASVVSTGYGPGSTIVGGLGVLGPTRMDYPGNIAMVRAVARYVGELLAQN encoded by the coding sequence ATGGGTCTCGACGACCGGAAGCTCGCCGTGCTGCGCGCGATCGTCGAGGACTACGTCGCCACGCAGGAGCCGGTGGGCAGCAAGGCCCTGGTCGAGCGGCACCAGCTCGGCGTCTCGCCGGCGACCGTGCGCAACGACATGGCGGTGCTGGAGGAGGAGGGCTACATCCGGCAGCCGCACACCAGCGCCGGCCGGGTGCCCACCGACCGTGGCTACCGCCTCTTCGTCGACCGGCTGTCCCGGGTCAAGCCGCTCAGTCCGGCCGAGCGGCGGGCGATCGAGCGCTTCCTGGTCGGCGCCGTCGACCTCGACGACGTGGTGCACCGCACGGTCCGGCTGCTCGCCCAGCTCACCCGGCAGGTCGCCGTGGTGCAGTACCCGAGCCTGGCCCGCTCCAAGGTGCGCCACCTGGAGCTGGTGCCGATCTCCACCACCCGGCTGATGGTCGTCATGATCGCCGACACCGGCCGGGTCGAGCAGCGGCTGGTGGAGCTGCCCGCCCCGGTGCCCGCCGACGACGTGACCGACCTGCGCCGGCTGGTGAACGAGAAGCTCGTCGGCAGCCAGCTCGCCGAGACGCCGCCGCTGGTGCAGGCGCTCGTCGACGAGTCGGCGCCGCATCTGCGCCCGGCCATGACCACGCTCTCCACCGTGCTGCTGGAGACGCTCGTGGAACGGCACGAGGAGCGCCTCGCGCTGGCCGGCCAGGCCAACCTCACCCGGGGTGGCCTGCTCGACTTCCAGGGTTCGCTGCGGCCCATCCTGGAGGCGCTCGAAGAAGAGGTCGTGCTGCTCAAGCTGATCGGCGAGACCGAGCCGAGCACCACCCGGGTGCTCATCGGCGACGAGAACGAATACGACAACCTGCGGGCCGCCTCGGTGGTCAGCACCGGCTACGGACCGGGCAGCACGATCGTCGGCGGCCTCGGCGTGCTCGGGCCGACCCGGATGGACTACCCCGGCAATATCGCCATGGTGAGGGCCGTGGCACGCTACGTGGGCGAACTGCTGGCCCAGAACTGA
- the dnaJ gene encoding molecular chaperone DnaJ, producing the protein MARDYYGILGVSRDASDDEIKRAYRKLARQFHPDVNPDPEAQEKFKDINAAYEVLSDDRKRQIVDLGGDPLAPGGGGAGGPGGPGGAGPFVGFQDIMDAFFGGAAGGSRGPRPRTRPGADAILRLELDLNETAFGVEAPITVDTAVLCTTCSGAGTAAGTHLATCEACGGRGEVQSVQRTFLGQVVSARPCTVCQGYGTTIPHPCPTCAGDGRVRTRRSLTVKIPAGVEDGMRIRLAQQGEVGPGGGTAGDLYVEIHERPHDVYSRKGDDLHCRVTVPMTAAALGTRLTIKTLDSEETVDVKPGTQPGSTLRLRARGVPHLRGTGRGDLYVHLDVRTPTKLDADQERMLRDFAKTRGEEVAELTKQGGFFSRMRDAFNGHA; encoded by the coding sequence GTGGCCAGGGACTACTACGGCATTCTCGGCGTGAGCCGGGACGCCTCCGACGACGAGATCAAGCGCGCCTACCGCAAGCTGGCGCGGCAGTTCCACCCGGACGTCAATCCGGACCCGGAGGCCCAGGAGAAGTTCAAGGACATCAACGCCGCGTACGAGGTCCTCTCGGACGACCGGAAGCGGCAGATCGTCGACCTGGGCGGCGACCCGCTCGCCCCGGGCGGCGGTGGCGCGGGCGGTCCCGGCGGCCCGGGCGGCGCCGGTCCGTTCGTCGGCTTCCAGGACATCATGGACGCGTTCTTCGGCGGCGCCGCGGGCGGCAGCCGGGGCCCGCGTCCGCGTACCCGCCCCGGCGCGGACGCGATCCTGCGCCTGGAACTGGACCTCAACGAGACCGCGTTCGGCGTCGAGGCGCCGATCACCGTCGACACCGCGGTGCTCTGCACCACCTGCTCCGGCGCCGGCACCGCCGCCGGCACCCACCTGGCCACCTGCGAGGCGTGCGGCGGCCGCGGCGAGGTGCAGTCGGTGCAGCGGACCTTCCTCGGCCAGGTGGTCTCGGCCCGGCCCTGCACCGTCTGCCAGGGCTACGGCACCACCATCCCGCACCCCTGCCCGACCTGCGCCGGCGACGGCCGGGTGCGTACCCGCCGTTCGCTGACCGTCAAGATCCCGGCCGGGGTCGAGGACGGCATGCGGATCCGCCTGGCCCAGCAGGGCGAGGTCGGCCCGGGCGGCGGCACCGCCGGCGACCTCTACGTCGAGATCCACGAGCGGCCGCACGACGTCTACTCCCGCAAGGGCGACGACCTGCACTGCCGGGTGACGGTGCCGATGACCGCCGCCGCGCTCGGCACCCGGCTGACCATCAAGACGCTGGACAGCGAGGAGACGGTCGACGTTAAGCCCGGCACCCAGCCCGGCAGCACGCTGCGGCTGCGCGCCCGGGGCGTACCGCACCTGCGCGGCACCGGCCGGGGTGACCTCTACGTGCACCTGGACGTGCGTACCCCGACCAAGCTCGACGCCGACCAGGAGCGGATGCTGCGCGACTTCGCCAAGACGCGCGGCGAGGAGGTCGCCGAGCTGACCAAGCAGGGCGGCTTCTTCTCCCGGATGCGCGACGCCTTCAACGGGCACGCCTGA
- a CDS encoding 16S rRNA (uracil(1498)-N(3))-methyltransferase, producing MSAPLFLVDALPTGDTLTLDGPEGHHAATVQRLRVGEELVLADGRGGTAAAVVTAVGRGTLDLRLTSRGYADAPVPRLVVVQGIAKGDRGELAVQAMTEVGVDEIVPWAASRSVVQWRGDRGVRAREKWAATAREAAKQARRPWLPVVAGAPDESTGTVTRRIAGAAAAFVLHEEAEERLTTAELPSIGEIVLVVGPEGGIADAELTAFTDAGAHPVRLGPSVLRTSTAGVAALSVLSTRLTRW from the coding sequence GTGTCCGCGCCGCTGTTCCTGGTCGACGCGCTGCCCACCGGTGACACGCTGACGCTGGACGGCCCGGAGGGCCACCACGCGGCCACCGTGCAGCGGCTGCGCGTCGGCGAGGAACTGGTGCTCGCCGACGGCCGGGGCGGCACCGCCGCCGCGGTGGTCACCGCCGTCGGCCGCGGCACGCTCGACCTGCGGCTCACCAGCCGGGGGTACGCGGACGCTCCGGTGCCCCGGCTGGTGGTGGTGCAGGGCATCGCCAAGGGCGACCGGGGCGAGCTGGCCGTGCAGGCGATGACCGAGGTGGGCGTGGACGAGATCGTGCCGTGGGCGGCGTCCCGCTCGGTCGTGCAGTGGCGCGGCGACCGGGGCGTACGGGCCCGGGAGAAGTGGGCGGCCACCGCCCGCGAGGCCGCCAAGCAGGCCCGCCGACCGTGGCTGCCGGTGGTGGCGGGAGCACCTGACGAGTCCACCGGCACGGTCACCCGACGGATCGCCGGCGCGGCGGCCGCCTTCGTGCTGCACGAGGAGGCCGAGGAGCGGCTGACCACCGCCGAGCTGCCGTCGATCGGCGAGATCGTGCTGGTGGTGGGCCCCGAGGGCGGCATCGCCGACGCCGAGCTGACCGCGTTCACCGACGCCGGCGCCCACCCCGTCCGCCTGGGCCCCTCGGTGCTCCGCACCTCCACGGCCGGCGTAGCCGCCCTCTCCGTCCTCTCCACCCGCCTGACCCGCTGGTGA
- a CDS encoding SDR family NAD(P)-dependent oxidoreductase has protein sequence MAGRAVLVTGASRGIGRAVARAFAAGGDRVAIHHRDSAELAEALRVELPGDGHVVVRADLADPDAVRVMVDEAARLLGGLDVLVNNAGVFGPADPPHPVFGSSYEQWRARWREVLDTNLVGAANAAWCAAQHMRERGGRIVNVSSRGAFRGEPANPAYGASKAGMNAMAQSLAVALAPYGIGVACVAPGFVETDMTNEHLKSERGDAVRAQSPFHRVARPEEIAAAVHWLASPEAEWAAGTIIDLNGASYLRT, from the coding sequence ATGGCGGGACGGGCGGTGCTGGTGACGGGGGCCTCGCGGGGCATCGGGCGGGCGGTCGCGCGGGCGTTCGCGGCCGGCGGGGACCGGGTGGCGATCCACCACCGGGACTCCGCCGAGCTGGCCGAGGCGCTGCGCGTGGAGCTGCCCGGCGACGGGCACGTGGTGGTCCGCGCCGACCTGGCCGACCCGGACGCGGTCCGGGTCATGGTGGACGAGGCGGCCCGACTGCTCGGGGGCCTCGACGTGCTGGTCAACAACGCCGGTGTCTTCGGCCCGGCGGACCCGCCGCACCCGGTCTTCGGCAGCAGCTACGAGCAGTGGCGGGCGCGGTGGCGGGAGGTGCTCGACACCAACCTGGTCGGCGCCGCGAACGCGGCCTGGTGCGCCGCCCAGCACATGCGGGAGCGGGGCGGCCGGATCGTGAACGTCTCGTCCCGGGGCGCGTTCCGCGGTGAGCCGGCGAACCCGGCGTACGGCGCGAGCAAGGCGGGGATGAACGCGATGGCGCAGTCGCTGGCGGTGGCGCTGGCCCCGTACGGCATCGGGGTGGCCTGCGTGGCTCCCGGCTTCGTCGAGACGGACATGACCAACGAGCACCTCAAGAGCGAGCGCGGCGACGCGGTCCGGGCCCAGTCCCCGTTCCACCGGGTGGCCCGCCCGGAGGAGATCGCCGCCGCCGTGCACTGGCTGGCCTCCCCGGAGGCGGAGTGGGCCGCCGGCACCATCATCGACCTCAACGGCGCCTCCTACCTCCGCACCTGA
- a CDS encoding histidine triad nucleotide-binding protein: MGVDCLFCRIVAGEIPATIVRETATTLAFRDIDPKAPTHVLVIPKEHYADVATLAQGDPGLAGEVLHTAAVVAEEEGLTVDGFRLMFNTGPYGGQEVFHVHAHLLGGAPLGPMLCR, encoded by the coding sequence ATGGGAGTCGACTGCCTGTTCTGCCGGATCGTCGCCGGGGAGATCCCGGCCACCATCGTCCGTGAGACCGCCACCACCCTCGCCTTCCGGGACATCGACCCGAAGGCGCCCACCCACGTGCTGGTGATCCCCAAGGAGCACTACGCGGACGTGGCCACGCTCGCCCAGGGCGACCCCGGGCTCGCCGGCGAGGTGCTCCACACCGCGGCCGTGGTGGCCGAGGAGGAGGGCCTGACGGTGGACGGCTTCCGGCTCATGTTCAACACCGGCCCGTACGGCGGCCAGGAGGTCTTCCACGTGCACGCCCACCTGCTCGGTGGCGCGCCGCTCGGCCCGATGCTCTGCCGGTGA
- a CDS encoding serine hydrolase domain-containing protein, which translates to MTGISDRLDRMVRQAQAKGRIPAVSAALHRADRPLWTCAVGGTGNDTPLDAETVFRIGSVTKTFTATLVLQCRDDGLLDLDDPIGRHLDLAAHSELTVRRLLSHTAGLQREPHGDVWDSLRAPAVDELLADLARVERVLPTGRRFHYSNLGMALLGELVARRRGGSWTEVLAERVLDPLGLTATGVRPGERAATGFLVDEYSDEAHPEPPTDFGAVAPAAQLWSTAPDMARWAAFLADPRALDPAGAVLAPATVEEMRWPLTTTDESLWAAGFGLGLILVPQPARVTHVGHDGAMPGFLAAVYGRRGGDGTPGAMGAAVLGSSGAGVEVFDLVHDLLAAAAEHDPAEIEPWRPGPPAPDHLRGMLGRWWGEGFEYVFSWHDGALRARGAGDPAGKPPAVFAPLPDRPDVFRTVSGREVGELLRLTRDEKGVVVRMHWATYRFTRRQETFDGYDFRVGG; encoded by the coding sequence ATGACCGGGATCTCCGACCGGCTCGACCGGATGGTGCGGCAGGCGCAGGCGAAGGGCCGGATCCCGGCGGTCTCGGCGGCCCTGCACCGGGCCGACCGGCCGCTCTGGACCTGCGCGGTGGGTGGCACCGGCAACGACACCCCGCTCGACGCCGAGACGGTCTTCCGGATCGGCTCGGTCACCAAGACCTTCACCGCGACGCTGGTCCTGCAGTGCCGCGACGACGGGCTGCTCGACCTGGACGACCCGATCGGGCGGCACCTCGACCTCGCCGCGCACAGCGAGCTGACCGTGCGCCGGCTGCTGTCGCACACCGCCGGCCTGCAACGCGAGCCGCACGGCGACGTGTGGGACAGCCTGCGCGCGCCCGCCGTCGACGAGCTGCTGGCGGACCTGGCCCGGGTCGAGCGGGTGCTGCCCACCGGCCGGCGGTTCCACTACTCCAACCTCGGCATGGCGTTGCTCGGCGAGCTGGTCGCCCGGCGGCGGGGTGGCTCCTGGACCGAGGTGCTCGCCGAGCGGGTGCTCGACCCGCTCGGGTTGACCGCCACCGGCGTCCGGCCGGGGGAGCGGGCGGCGACCGGTTTCCTGGTCGACGAATACTCCGACGAGGCGCACCCGGAACCGCCCACCGACTTCGGCGCGGTGGCGCCGGCCGCCCAGTTGTGGAGCACCGCGCCGGACATGGCGCGCTGGGCGGCGTTCCTGGCCGACCCGCGGGCGCTGGACCCGGCCGGCGCGGTCCTCGCCCCGGCCACGGTCGAGGAGATGCGCTGGCCGCTGACCACGACCGACGAGTCGCTCTGGGCGGCCGGGTTCGGGCTGGGGCTGATCCTGGTGCCGCAGCCGGCCCGGGTGACCCACGTGGGGCACGACGGCGCGATGCCCGGCTTCCTGGCCGCCGTCTACGGCCGGCGCGGCGGGGACGGCACCCCGGGCGCGATGGGCGCCGCGGTGCTCGGCTCGTCCGGCGCCGGGGTGGAGGTGTTCGACCTGGTGCACGACCTGCTCGCCGCCGCCGCCGAGCACGACCCGGCGGAGATCGAGCCGTGGCGCCCCGGTCCACCCGCGCCCGACCACCTGCGCGGGATGCTGGGCCGCTGGTGGGGCGAGGGCTTCGAGTACGTCTTCTCCTGGCACGACGGCGCGCTGCGGGCCCGCGGCGCGGGCGACCCGGCCGGTAAGCCCCCGGCGGTGTTCGCGCCGCTGCCGGACCGGCCGGACGTGTTCCGCACGGTCTCCGGCCGGGAGGTGGGCGAGCTGCTCCGGCTGACCCGGGACGAGAAGGGAGTGGTGGTCCGGATGCACTGGGCGACCTACCGGTTCACCCGCCGCCAGGAGACCTTCGACGGCTACGACTTCCGGGTCGGCGGCTGA
- the ybeY gene encoding rRNA maturation RNase YbeY, whose amino-acid sequence MSIEIANESGVEVDTDAVLAVARHALDEMGVNPLAELSVLLVDIEYMSELNHRWMGGDGPTDVLAFPMDEGSVDHGPGESAPAGGEPALLGDIVLCPEVAAKQAAAAGHSAADELHLLTVHGVLHLLGYDHAEPEEEREMFGLQARLLASWRSTRSR is encoded by the coding sequence TTGTCCATCGAGATCGCCAACGAGTCCGGTGTCGAGGTCGACACCGACGCCGTGCTCGCCGTGGCCCGGCACGCCCTCGACGAGATGGGGGTCAACCCCCTTGCCGAGCTGTCCGTGCTGCTGGTCGACATCGAATACATGTCGGAGCTGAACCACCGCTGGATGGGTGGCGACGGTCCGACCGACGTGCTCGCGTTCCCCATGGACGAGGGCAGCGTCGACCACGGGCCGGGGGAGAGCGCCCCGGCCGGCGGCGAGCCGGCCCTGCTCGGCGACATCGTGCTCTGCCCGGAGGTGGCGGCCAAGCAGGCGGCCGCCGCCGGGCACTCCGCCGCCGACGAGCTGCACCTGCTCACCGTGCACGGCGTGCTGCACCTGCTCGGCTACGACCACGCCGAGCCCGAGGAGGAGCGGGAGATGTTCGGTCTCCAGGCCCGGCTGCTGGCCAGCTGGCGGTCGACCCGGTCGCGGTGA